The Pedobacter cryoconitis genome has a window encoding:
- a CDS encoding DGQHR domain-containing protein — protein sequence MNQVDISFPVIQMSQPLGDFFIGTIGAKELVSIAYSDVRRIEGEQRDFEKYLGIQRPLDKARVNKIKQYLYSPDASFPTGIVLAVDQNCAEYDQSGVMTLKAYKADFDEDSIPMDKIAKVLDGQHRIGAFINENKEFDQVLYNQIGTFQFNVVIFVGLDVDEQANIFATVNLAQTKVNKSLVYDLEGLSKTRSPFRTCHQIAVALDSADDRSPLFERIKRLGVKTKGRDTSEPLTQAGFVESLIKLISPDPFADRTLYMKGKVPRRLDQLELKKYPFRNLFINEQDNDIAIIIFNYFKSVQEVWPIAWNSKDQEGNILPRSNAFKALMRFLKIVYLQLVGDEIGRIPTIEEFRVVFSNLSVADGDFTSGNFKPGSGGESAFFKLLMGQLTIQDLKS from the coding sequence ATGAATCAAGTTGATATAAGTTTCCCAGTAATACAAATGAGTCAACCCTTGGGTGACTTTTTTATCGGCACTATAGGAGCAAAAGAGCTTGTTTCAATTGCGTATTCGGACGTTCGTAGAATTGAAGGTGAGCAACGTGATTTCGAAAAATACCTTGGAATCCAGAGGCCTTTGGATAAAGCAAGGGTTAATAAGATAAAACAATATTTATATTCACCTGATGCTTCATTCCCTACCGGAATAGTATTAGCTGTAGATCAAAATTGCGCTGAATACGATCAAAGTGGAGTCATGACATTAAAAGCATATAAAGCTGATTTTGACGAAGATTCTATTCCTATGGATAAAATAGCAAAAGTCTTAGATGGTCAGCATAGAATAGGAGCTTTTATAAATGAAAATAAAGAATTCGACCAAGTGCTTTATAACCAAATTGGTACGTTTCAATTTAATGTCGTAATTTTCGTGGGTTTAGACGTTGATGAACAAGCAAATATATTTGCTACAGTCAATTTAGCTCAGACAAAAGTCAATAAAAGTTTGGTTTATGATCTGGAGGGATTATCTAAAACGAGAAGTCCCTTTCGCACATGCCATCAAATAGCTGTAGCGTTAGATAGCGCTGACGACAGAAGCCCCCTATTTGAAAGAATCAAAAGGTTAGGCGTTAAAACTAAAGGAAGAGATACGTCGGAACCTCTTACTCAAGCAGGATTTGTAGAATCACTGATCAAATTAATTTCGCCAGATCCATTTGCTGACAGGACTTTGTACATGAAAGGAAAAGTACCACGGCGTCTTGACCAACTAGAATTGAAAAAATACCCATTCAGGAACCTCTTTATAAATGAACAAGATAATGATATAGCAATCATAATATTTAATTATTTTAAAAGCGTTCAAGAGGTCTGGCCTATTGCATGGAACAGCAAAGACCAAGAAGGAAATATCTTACCGAGATCAAATGCTTTTAAAGCTTTAATGAGATTTTTAAAAATAGTTTACTTACAGTTAGTTGGTGATGAAATTGGAAGAATACCTACAATTGAAGAATTTCGTGTGGTGTTTTCAAATTTAAGTGTCGCAGATGGTGATTTCACATCTGGAAATTTTAAACCGGGTAGCGGAGGAGAATCTGCTTTTTTTAAACTTTTAATGGGACAACTTACTATCCAAGACCTTAAATCATGA
- a CDS encoding DGQHR domain-containing protein — MTEELKVKLIGKLITDNDIAKQLRVRKSDSYFESFVNGSALLNEKLSSGWQLNVELKTKTKVFKKKPEDIAFEDKVWSIFALLGFKLLNKDRHFHIPYDKKDPNLTHQIDVFAKDDETVLIVECKSAMKNKIGDFKQELEAMKSKKAGIINTISALFPLTKPKFKYILATSKLGISDNDVQRLASVEGIHFSEEIIDYYYLLHSQIGIAARYQLLGSLFAGQEIPDLENKIPAIEGKMGGHTYYSFSIEPEKLLKIGFVLHRNKANENMMPTYQRLIKKNRLKEIHTFIDEDKGYFPNSIIINIVSEKNKKLVFDQSNNQVPDAISRIGVLHLPKKYRSAYIIDGQHRLYGYSNSQYKSSNTIPVVALVNLDRSEQVKLFMQINENQKAVPKDLRNTLDADLLWDSDSRLDQLKALKSKIAINLGENRRSPFFGKISIGEDKRSITTEHINLAINRSDFLGKVKKFEIEKLGTFYTGDLDKAYLNISDFLFKCFGYLKDSLEDMWEQEGNIIVINKGFYAITLMLNDLLNHLFKNEDTKVVTNVKATFEEIKTYLDTIIHFYKDLTDAKTTELKTAYGTSGDAKYWRTLQSAMRINHPEIHYEGLDEYLKKEEKENNEKAFKLIREIENTFLKIRVREKLEEEFGKNWFKKGVPEKIYSDATLLAAKKNRDIEDEDDEKEPWDQLHLIDYREIILKTWQKLFEKTFTKPGEEKISGGKENKTKWMVELNRIRNENSHTYYVTGEELSFIEEIHDWLQG; from the coding sequence ATGACCGAAGAACTAAAAGTTAAACTTATTGGGAAGTTAATTACAGACAATGACATTGCTAAGCAGTTACGTGTTAGAAAATCGGATTCTTATTTTGAGAGCTTTGTTAATGGTTCAGCTCTTCTAAATGAAAAACTCTCATCTGGATGGCAGTTGAATGTAGAGTTAAAAACAAAAACTAAGGTTTTCAAGAAAAAACCTGAAGACATAGCATTCGAAGATAAAGTGTGGTCTATTTTTGCACTTTTAGGTTTCAAACTGCTAAACAAAGATCGCCACTTTCATATACCTTATGATAAGAAAGATCCAAACCTGACACATCAAATTGATGTATTTGCTAAGGATGATGAAACCGTTCTAATAGTAGAATGTAAGTCTGCTATGAAAAACAAAATTGGTGATTTCAAGCAAGAATTAGAAGCAATGAAAAGCAAAAAAGCGGGGATAATTAATACAATCTCTGCACTATTTCCATTGACTAAACCAAAGTTTAAATACATACTTGCAACGAGTAAATTAGGAATTTCTGATAATGATGTACAACGGCTGGCAAGTGTTGAAGGAATTCATTTTTCAGAGGAGATAATTGACTACTATTATTTATTACATTCTCAAATAGGAATTGCTGCAAGGTACCAATTGCTAGGAAGTCTATTTGCAGGCCAAGAAATTCCTGACCTGGAAAACAAGATCCCCGCAATAGAGGGAAAAATGGGTGGCCATACTTACTATTCGTTTTCTATTGAACCGGAAAAACTATTGAAAATAGGATTTGTACTCCATAGGAATAAGGCAAACGAAAATATGATGCCTACCTACCAACGTTTGATAAAAAAGAATAGGCTAAAAGAAATACACACATTTATTGATGAGGACAAAGGGTATTTTCCAAATTCAATCATTATAAATATTGTTTCAGAAAAAAATAAAAAGTTAGTGTTCGATCAGAGTAACAATCAGGTACCCGATGCTATATCAAGGATCGGTGTCTTACACTTACCTAAAAAATATAGATCAGCTTATATAATTGATGGCCAACATCGTTTGTATGGTTATTCTAATTCTCAATATAAGTCAAGTAATACCATTCCAGTAGTTGCTTTGGTAAACTTAGATAGATCTGAACAGGTAAAGCTTTTTATGCAGATTAATGAAAATCAAAAAGCAGTACCAAAAGATTTAAGAAATACACTTGATGCTGATTTGCTTTGGGACTCAGATAGTAGGCTTGATCAATTGAAAGCACTCAAATCCAAGATTGCGATTAATCTTGGTGAAAATCGCAGATCACCATTTTTTGGCAAAATTTCAATCGGTGAGGACAAAAGATCAATCACTACCGAACATATTAATCTGGCAATAAATAGATCAGACTTTCTTGGAAAAGTCAAAAAGTTCGAAATAGAAAAGTTAGGCACGTTTTATACCGGTGATCTTGACAAAGCCTATCTTAATATTTCTGATTTTTTATTTAAGTGCTTTGGCTACTTAAAAGATAGTCTAGAGGACATGTGGGAGCAAGAAGGTAATATAATAGTTATTAACAAAGGCTTTTATGCAATTACTTTAATGTTAAATGATCTTTTAAATCATTTGTTTAAAAATGAAGATACTAAAGTCGTTACAAATGTAAAAGCAACATTCGAAGAAATAAAGACCTATCTCGACACAATAATTCATTTTTATAAGGATCTTACCGATGCTAAGACTACCGAATTAAAAACAGCTTATGGCACTTCTGGTGACGCTAAGTATTGGCGTACTCTACAAAGTGCCATGCGAATAAATCATCCTGAAATACACTATGAAGGATTAGATGAATATCTCAAAAAAGAAGAGAAAGAAAACAATGAAAAGGCTTTTAAACTAATTAGAGAAATTGAAAATACCTTCCTGAAAATAAGAGTCAGAGAAAAACTTGAAGAGGAATTCGGCAAAAATTGGTTTAAAAAAGGTGTACCTGAAAAAATATATTCTGACGCAACTCTCTTAGCAGCAAAAAAAAATAGAGATATTGAGGATGAAGATGATGAGAAGGAGCCATGGGATCAATTACATTTGATTGATTATAGAGAGATTATCCTCAAAACCTGGCAAAAGCTTTTTGAAAAAACCTTTACAAAGCCCGGTGAAGAAAAAATATCCGGAGGTAAAGAGAATAAAACAAAATGGATGGTAGAACTAAATCGTATTCGAAATGAGAACTCCCACACTTACTATGTTACGGGGGAAGAGTTATCCTTTATAGAAGAAATACATGACTGGTTACAGGGCTAG
- a CDS encoding DNA adenine methylase: MKLIKEEIDSNIKPFLRWAGGKTWLLKHLKNVKKSNFNNYHEAFLGGAATYFYLQPTGHSYLSDLNGELIETYQAIKDDALGVINKLESFNNTEEEYYKIRSLNFDLPTDRAARFIYLNQTSFNGIYRVNLQGVYNVPFGFRKKNFLDKENLLSAQEALKNTSIKQSDFYDIINNVNSGDLVFLDPPYTVSHNLNGFIQYNEKIFSLEDQIRLSKLIDELKDKGVYYILTNAAHKTIKEIFHKGDNQFEFNRASLIGGTKAERGQTSEYIFTNVVL; the protein is encoded by the coding sequence ATGAAGTTAATAAAAGAAGAAATAGATTCAAATATTAAACCATTTTTAAGATGGGCTGGTGGAAAAACTTGGTTACTTAAACATCTTAAAAATGTTAAAAAGTCCAATTTCAATAATTATCACGAGGCTTTTTTAGGTGGTGCAGCGACTTATTTTTATTTGCAGCCAACGGGTCATTCATACCTTTCTGATCTCAATGGTGAATTGATCGAGACTTATCAAGCAATAAAAGATGATGCTTTGGGAGTTATTAATAAGTTGGAGTCATTTAATAATACTGAAGAAGAGTACTATAAAATTAGATCTTTAAATTTTGATCTTCCTACTGATCGGGCAGCTAGATTTATATACTTAAATCAGACCTCTTTTAACGGGATTTATAGGGTAAATCTTCAAGGGGTTTATAATGTGCCTTTTGGATTCAGGAAAAAGAATTTCCTTGATAAAGAAAATCTACTATCAGCACAGGAAGCACTTAAGAACACTAGTATTAAACAAAGCGATTTTTATGATATAATAAATAACGTCAATAGCGGAGATTTAGTATTTCTAGATCCTCCATACACGGTCTCTCACAATCTTAATGGATTCATTCAATATAATGAGAAAATATTTTCATTGGAAGATCAAATCCGGTTGAGTAAACTTATTGATGAATTGAAAGATAAGGGAGTTTACTATATTCTAACAAATGCCGCCCACAAAACCATCAAAGAAATTTTTCATAAGGGAGATAATCAATTTGAATTTAATAGAGCAAGCTTAATTGGAGGTACTAAAGCAGAAAGAGGCCAAACAAGTGAATATATCTTTACCAATGTAGTATTATGA
- a CDS encoding relaxase/mobilization nuclease domain-containing protein → MIGKPITGKSFGGCVHYVVDKKDAVILDANGVRMQNAFLITQDFNQQRKNRPGLGKAVGHLVLSWSNEDLPKLSNTIMVERAKEYMEKMNIRNTQYVMVRHHDGNNPHMHIIYNRVDNKGNTISDNNSYGRNIKACREITLKHGYHLGKGKQQVNRQALTGKEKSRYELFDAIKSAVKQSVSWKGLESNLQAKGIQIDFKMRSGTNEVQGISFEKDGFKMKGSAIDRAFSYGNLNAQLNFNQQREQQHIAFTENSPSVAHQIREVLGTNYQHDSQPVFSSGKNLLEILLSPEFAPAQSGDQDDAKIYRKRKKKKKRGQQTDQEQSNGISR, encoded by the coding sequence ATGATCGGTAAGCCCATTACAGGAAAAAGCTTTGGCGGTTGCGTCCACTATGTAGTGGACAAGAAGGATGCTGTGATCCTGGATGCTAACGGGGTGAGGATGCAAAACGCTTTTTTAATTACCCAGGATTTTAACCAGCAAAGGAAAAACAGACCGGGGTTAGGTAAAGCCGTGGGGCATCTGGTTTTAAGCTGGAGCAATGAAGACCTGCCAAAGTTGAGTAATACAATCATGGTAGAACGGGCAAAGGAGTACATGGAGAAAATGAATATCCGCAATACCCAATATGTCATGGTCAGGCATCATGATGGGAACAATCCGCACATGCACATCATTTATAACCGTGTAGACAACAAGGGGAATACGATTTCTGATAACAATAGTTACGGGCGAAATATCAAAGCCTGTAGGGAAATCACCCTAAAACACGGCTACCATTTAGGCAAAGGAAAGCAGCAGGTAAATCGTCAGGCATTGACAGGAAAGGAGAAATCAAGATATGAATTATTCGATGCCATTAAATCAGCAGTCAAACAGTCTGTAAGTTGGAAAGGCTTAGAAAGCAATTTGCAGGCTAAAGGTATACAGATTGACTTCAAAATGCGGAGCGGTACAAATGAAGTACAAGGTATTTCATTTGAGAAAGACGGGTTTAAAATGAAAGGCTCCGCTATTGACAGGGCATTCAGCTATGGCAATTTAAATGCACAACTCAATTTCAATCAGCAAAGGGAGCAGCAGCATATTGCCTTTACAGAGAACAGCCCTTCTGTAGCGCATCAGATCAGGGAAGTACTAGGGACAAATTACCAGCACGACAGTCAGCCTGTCTTTAGCAGTGGTAAAAATTTACTGGAAATCTTGCTAAGCCCTGAATTTGCACCGGCTCAATCAGGCGATCAAGACGATGCCAAAATATATAGAAAGAGGAAGAAAAAGAAGAAGCGCGGACAGCAAACTGATCAAGAACAATCTAACGGAATAAGCCGATGA
- a CDS encoding plasmid mobilization protein: MVTLKNEKGEKWMQVNDENKKPAKKRLHGRPKKGIKRSEILMIRLTPTERLLIEDKSKKAGVKPSEWFRRAAKSAGIVPRFSTEESGWYRLLAGLANNLNQLTRLAHVEGLLSLSVKCRTMLTQVDELMLKMTKHDR; encoded by the coding sequence ATGGTCACATTAAAAAATGAGAAAGGAGAAAAATGGATGCAAGTTAACGATGAAAATAAAAAGCCTGCAAAAAAACGGTTGCACGGCAGACCAAAGAAAGGGATCAAAAGAAGTGAAATCCTGATGATCAGGCTAACCCCAACCGAGCGGTTACTGATCGAAGATAAATCTAAAAAGGCAGGAGTTAAACCCAGCGAGTGGTTTAGAAGGGCGGCAAAAAGTGCAGGCATTGTGCCCCGCTTTTCTACCGAGGAAAGCGGATGGTATAGGCTCTTGGCAGGGCTTGCCAACAACCTGAATCAGCTCACCCGTTTGGCTCACGTTGAAGGGCTGTTATCCTTATCCGTTAAGTGCCGGACAATGCTTACACAGGTTGATGAACTGATGTTAAAAATGACTAAACATGATCGGTAA